One Deinococcus sp. LM3 genomic region harbors:
- a CDS encoding neutral zinc metallopeptidase, with amino-acid sequence MDWKNLPGSGGGVEDRRGRGGGGGIAVGGVGGLIIALIAMFFGIDPGAILGGGSSEPQQTQSQSGQPQADDAEYQFVNQIHRSTNLVWDGIFTQAGRTYNEPRLILYTQGTSSGCGAASSAVGPFYCPADSSIYLDTSFFAQMDRQLGGGGDFAYSYVIAHEVGHHVQNELGIADQVSRKQRTARSEAEANSYSVRLELQADCFAGVWGSKVQSVASLTQEDLREAVSTAEAIGDDNLQRQSGSRVVPDSFTHGSAQQRVNWFMKGLRSGDANTCDTFSVPYRQL; translated from the coding sequence ATGGACTGGAAAAATCTTCCCGGTAGCGGAGGCGGCGTCGAGGACCGGCGCGGCAGGGGCGGTGGCGGCGGGATCGCCGTGGGCGGCGTGGGCGGCCTGATCATCGCCCTGATCGCCATGTTCTTTGGCATCGACCCCGGCGCGATCCTGGGGGGCGGCAGCAGCGAACCCCAGCAGACCCAGTCCCAGTCGGGGCAGCCCCAGGCAGACGACGCCGAGTACCAGTTCGTCAACCAGATTCACCGCAGCACCAACCTCGTCTGGGACGGCATCTTCACGCAGGCGGGCCGCACGTACAACGAGCCCCGGCTGATCCTGTACACCCAGGGCACCAGCAGCGGTTGCGGCGCGGCCAGTTCGGCCGTCGGCCCCTTCTACTGCCCGGCCGACTCGTCCATCTACCTCGATACCAGCTTCTTCGCGCAGATGGACCGGCAGCTCGGCGGCGGCGGCGACTTCGCCTACTCGTACGTGATCGCCCACGAGGTCGGGCACCACGTGCAGAACGAACTCGGCATCGCCGATCAGGTGAGCCGCAAGCAACGCACCGCCCGCAGCGAGGCCGAGGCGAACAGCTACTCCGTGCGCCTGGAACTCCAGGCCGACTGCTTCGCGGGCGTGTGGGGCAGCAAGGTGCAGTCCGTCGCCAGCCTCACCCAGGAGGACCTGCGCGAGGCCGTCAGCACGGCCGAGGCCATCGGGGACGACAACCTGCAACGCCAGTCGGGCAGCCGCGTCGTGCCGGACTCGTTCACTCACGGCAGCGCCCAGCAGCGCGTCAACTGGTTCATGAAGGGCCTGCGCAGCGGCGACGCGAACACCTGCGACACCTTCAGCGTTCCCTACCGCCAGCTGTAA
- a CDS encoding SprT family zinc-dependent metalloprotease — translation MSGATNPNGWQVAGIPVLVKRSDRRRTVALQVKPGEVTLYAPVRVPDTKLLEILNARRDWVAGHLAQYARMVPAAPLSLTDGQSLAFLGDTLTLRLSEYAARPERRGDTLHLPAAHADAALEAWTRHATHEPYRALVAGYATQLGAQNRLRRVLVAGAKGRWGSCTAGGDIRLHWRLTRAPLPVLHYVALHEAAHLLELNHSPRYWAHVARVMPDWQAHRAWLRTHGHTL, via the coding sequence GTGAGCGGCGCAACGAACCCGAACGGATGGCAGGTGGCCGGGATTCCCGTCCTCGTGAAACGCAGCGACCGGCGCCGCACCGTGGCGCTCCAGGTAAAACCCGGCGAGGTCACCCTGTACGCGCCCGTCCGCGTGCCCGACACGAAACTGCTGGAGATCCTGAACGCCCGGCGCGACTGGGTGGCCGGGCACCTCGCGCAGTACGCCCGCATGGTTCCGGCCGCGCCTCTGTCACTGACGGACGGCCAGTCGCTCGCGTTCCTGGGCGACACCCTGACCCTGCGCCTCTCGGAGTACGCGGCCCGCCCCGAGCGGCGCGGCGACACGCTGCACCTGCCCGCCGCACACGCGGACGCCGCCCTGGAAGCCTGGACGCGCCACGCCACGCACGAACCGTACCGCGCGCTGGTCGCCGGGTACGCCACCCAGCTGGGCGCACAGAACCGGCTGCGGCGCGTGCTGGTGGCCGGGGCGAAGGGCCGCTGGGGCAGCTGCACCGCCGGCGGCGACATCCGGCTGCACTGGCGCCTGACCCGCGCCCCCCTGCCGGTCCTGCACTACGTGGCGCTGCACGAGGCGGCGCACCTGCTCGAACTGAACCACTCGCCGCGCTACTGGGCGCACGTGGCGCGCGTCATGCCCGACTGGCAGGCCCACCGCGCGTGGCTGCGGACGCACGGGCACACCCTCTGA
- a CDS encoding PQQ-dependent sugar dehydrogenase encodes MTPRFPIRAAVLLSGALLTGPGAAAQTAAPAVTFQPFVSGLTQVTAITHAGDDSGRLFVTQQDGRVRVVTGGRVQPQVFLDLRSLTRAGGERGLLGLAFDPAFKTNRRLYVHYTDRSGNTVLARYVAASSGTTADPASAKTLFTARQPYSNHNGGQLAFGPDGFLYLGLGDGGSGGDPQNLAQNLSSPLGKLLRFDVRGDAARPAPGNPFLTRSGANPNIWAYGLRNPWRFSFDRQTGDLIIADVGQNAFEEIDFQPRASRGGENYGWRPREGRQCFEPNCSAQGFVDPVLVYGRQEGQSVTGGFVYRGAAIPALKGQYVFADFASGTVWAAPARGQAWTKRTLGRVDNPSTFGEDERGELYVAEYSSGRLLKLAPGR; translated from the coding sequence ATGACCCCGCGATTCCCGATCCGCGCTGCCGTTCTCCTGTCCGGTGCCCTGCTGACCGGCCCCGGTGCGGCGGCCCAGACGGCAGCGCCCGCTGTAACCTTCCAGCCGTTCGTGAGCGGCCTGACGCAGGTCACGGCCATCACGCACGCCGGGGACGATTCCGGGCGGCTGTTCGTCACGCAGCAGGACGGCCGGGTACGGGTCGTCACGGGCGGGCGCGTGCAGCCGCAGGTGTTCCTGGACCTGCGGTCCCTGACCCGCGCGGGCGGCGAACGCGGCCTGCTGGGACTGGCCTTCGACCCGGCCTTCAAGACCAACCGCCGCCTGTACGTGCATTACACCGACCGCTCCGGGAACACCGTCCTGGCGCGCTACGTGGCAGCCTCCAGCGGCACGACCGCCGACCCGGCCAGCGCGAAGACCCTGTTCACGGCCCGTCAGCCGTACTCGAACCACAACGGCGGGCAGCTCGCCTTCGGCCCGGACGGGTTCCTGTACCTGGGCCTGGGCGACGGTGGGTCCGGCGGCGACCCGCAGAATCTCGCACAGAACCTCTCCTCACCGCTGGGGAAACTGCTGCGTTTCGACGTGCGCGGCGACGCCGCCCGACCCGCGCCCGGCAACCCCTTCCTGACCCGCTCGGGCGCGAACCCGAACATCTGGGCGTACGGCCTGCGCAACCCCTGGCGGTTCTCCTTCGACCGGCAGACCGGCGACCTGATCATCGCGGACGTCGGCCAGAACGCCTTCGAGGAGATCGATTTCCAGCCGCGCGCCAGCCGGGGCGGCGAGAACTACGGCTGGCGCCCCCGCGAGGGCCGGCAGTGCTTCGAGCCGAACTGCTCTGCGCAGGGCTTCGTGGACCCGGTGCTGGTGTACGGCCGCCAGGAAGGGCAGAGCGTCACGGGCGGGTTCGTGTACCGGGGCGCGGCCATTCCCGCCCTGAAAGGCCAGTATGTGTTCGCGGACTTCGCCAGCGGCACCGTGTGGGCCGCGCCCGCCCGGGGGCAGGCCTGGACGAAACGCACCCTGGGCCGTGTGGACAACCCCAGCACCTTCGGCGAGGACGAACGCGGCGAACTGTACGTCGCCGAGTACTCCAGCGGCCGCCTGTTGAAACTCGCGCCCGGCCGCTGA
- a CDS encoding adenylate kinase, with product MRRIIVIGTTGSGKTTFARALAARLGVPHGEQDAWNHGPGWQETPLPLFRAQVAAFTAADTWVMDGNYSKARDLGWARADTLVWLDYPAPVVFWRVLTRTVRRVATRQELWNGNRETLRGALQPDGPVRWFFRTHWQRRRDTPAQAAAYPHLTLIRLRTPAQAAAWLRAQGNTAR from the coding sequence ATGCGCAGAATCATCGTGATCGGCACGACCGGCAGCGGCAAGACCACCTTCGCCCGCGCCCTCGCCGCCCGGCTGGGCGTCCCGCACGGCGAGCAGGACGCCTGGAACCACGGCCCCGGCTGGCAGGAAACGCCACTCCCGCTGTTCCGGGCGCAGGTCGCCGCTTTCACCGCCGCCGACACCTGGGTCATGGACGGCAATTACAGCAAGGCCCGAGACCTGGGCTGGGCGCGCGCCGACACGCTCGTGTGGCTGGATTACCCGGCGCCCGTCGTGTTCTGGCGCGTCCTGACCCGCACGGTGCGCCGCGTGGCGACCCGTCAGGAACTCTGGAACGGCAACCGCGAGACGCTGCGCGGCGCCCTGCAACCCGACGGCCCGGTCCGCTGGTTCTTCCGCACCCACTGGCAGCGCCGCCGCGATACCCCCGCGCAGGCCGCCGCCTACCCGCACCTGACCCTGATCCGCCTGCGGACCCCCGCCCAGGCGGCCGCGTGGCTGCGGGCGCAGGGAAACACGGCGCGCTGA
- a CDS encoding endonuclease/exonuclease/phosphatase family protein, whose protein sequence is MKLAWMTLLLVCLTWALGEWPAERTLPTLLLAYAPPLLWVLATLPALAWALWRRRGRRVALAALLLAVWGAGLLHWTPQQKGTLRVVTFNVLGGARTTPDELAGRLQSLKADVLLLQESRFVQPDFRAAFLRALPGYAVAEAGEVMTLTRLPLLGSRSEALPGNRRELLVTRLEWRGEPLTVVNAHLGTVQVSSVLTGDLARVRRTRDARAGQVQLLRAVAAGAPGRSLLGGDLNTPPRGQVYRDLRAAFGPDAHDLAGRGPGWTFPSLRLRIDHLMGRGLMPTRTQVLPWALSDHRPLLAEYRWTPAD, encoded by the coding sequence GTGAAACTGGCCTGGATGACGCTGCTGCTGGTGTGCCTGACCTGGGCGCTGGGCGAGTGGCCCGCCGAGCGGACGTTGCCCACGCTGCTGCTGGCGTACGCGCCGCCGCTGCTGTGGGTGCTGGCGACCCTGCCGGCCCTGGCCTGGGCGCTGTGGCGGCGCCGGGGGCGGCGAGTGGCCCTGGCGGCACTGCTGCTGGCCGTCTGGGGCGCGGGGCTGCTGCACTGGACGCCGCAGCAGAAGGGCACGCTGCGGGTCGTGACCTTCAACGTGCTGGGCGGGGCGCGCACCACGCCGGACGAACTGGCGGGCCGCCTGCAGTCCCTGAAGGCGGACGTGCTGCTGCTTCAGGAGTCGCGCTTCGTGCAGCCGGACTTCCGGGCGGCGTTTCTGCGCGCCCTGCCGGGGTACGCGGTGGCGGAGGCCGGAGAGGTGATGACCCTGACGCGCCTGCCGCTGCTGGGCAGCCGGTCAGAGGCGCTGCCGGGCAACCGCCGCGAACTGCTGGTCACGCGCCTGGAGTGGCGGGGCGAGCCGCTGACGGTCGTGAACGCGCACCTGGGCACCGTGCAGGTCAGTTCGGTCCTGACGGGTGATCTGGCGCGGGTGCGGCGCACGCGGGACGCCCGTGCCGGACAGGTGCAGTTGCTGCGGGCGGTCGCGGCCGGGGCGCCGGGGCGGTCGCTGCTGGGCGGCGACCTGAACACCCCGCCGCGCGGGCAGGTGTACCGCGACCTGCGGGCCGCGTTCGGGCCGGACGCGCATGACCTCGCCGGGCGCGGGCCGGGCTGGACCTTTCCCTCGCTGCGCCTGCGGATCGATCACCTGATGGGCCGGGGCCTGATGCCCACACGGACTCAGGTGCTGCCCTGGGCGCTCAGTGACCACCGGCCCCTGCTGGCCGAGTACCGCTGGACGCCAGCGGACTGA
- the hflX gene encoding GTPase HflX has product MDKVHGNTSGLRPAQLKSLGNLYRRRIEPGRVGSPELARNLAELSSDIRREVGVLIDRRGRVISVSVADAKGTEFPDLRMGENRLSGFHLLHTHPRGGVLSKGDLSTLFLRRLDAVTAIEVRDGGQPGLVHTAHLTPPGTVGEEEDWRILPPVPAFQIDEFDLGAQVQALEEEIARAARTRVSKKDHERAILVQIDQGEFDAEERLDELAELARTAGAEVVYRELVYRKNLKAGTLVGAGKLEELTSRAYHLDADLLIFGQELGPAQAREIEAATGLKIIDRTQLILDIFALHAQGVESRLQVELAQLRYMKPRLLGAGAALSRIGGGGGSAAGGAIGTRGPGETKLELDRRRINDRLSFLEKQLEGVAQRREERRKTRERNAVPVISIVGYTNAGKSTLLNAFTHAAEEPRRVLAENKLFATLRPTSRQGYLEGIGPVVLTDTVGFIRDLPKDLTRAFRSTLEEIGDADVLLHVVDAASPGADTRLDAVNRILEDLGFRDLPTVIALNKADAADPEALERQIDRTDGGIPVSALKNIGTADLKEALTDAVALVQRQELAAREEARDLAAQYR; this is encoded by the coding sequence ATAGATAAAGTACACGGCAACACCTCGGGCCTGCGGCCCGCACAGCTGAAATCCCTGGGCAACCTGTACCGCCGCCGCATCGAGCCGGGCCGCGTGGGCTCGCCGGAACTGGCGCGCAACCTCGCGGAACTGTCCAGCGACATCCGCCGCGAGGTGGGCGTCCTGATCGACCGGCGTGGCCGCGTGATCAGCGTCAGCGTGGCCGACGCCAAGGGCACCGAATTCCCGGACCTGCGCATGGGCGAGAACCGCCTGAGCGGCTTTCACCTGCTGCACACCCACCCGCGCGGCGGCGTGCTGAGCAAGGGCGACCTGTCCACGCTGTTCCTGCGCCGCCTGGACGCCGTGACGGCCATCGAGGTACGCGACGGCGGGCAGCCGGGCCTGGTGCACACCGCGCACCTGACGCCCCCTGGCACGGTCGGCGAGGAAGAGGACTGGCGCATCCTGCCGCCCGTCCCGGCCTTCCAGATCGACGAGTTCGACCTGGGCGCGCAGGTGCAGGCGCTGGAGGAAGAAATCGCCCGCGCCGCCCGCACCCGCGTCTCGAAGAAGGACCACGAGCGCGCCATTCTGGTGCAGATCGACCAGGGCGAATTCGACGCCGAGGAACGCCTGGACGAACTGGCCGAACTGGCCCGCACGGCCGGCGCGGAGGTCGTGTACCGCGAACTGGTGTACCGCAAGAACCTGAAGGCCGGCACCCTGGTCGGGGCGGGCAAGCTGGAAGAACTGACCAGCCGCGCCTACCACCTGGACGCGGACCTGCTGATCTTCGGGCAGGAACTCGGCCCGGCCCAGGCGCGTGAAATCGAGGCCGCGACGGGCCTGAAGATCATCGACCGCACGCAGCTGATCCTGGATATCTTCGCGCTGCATGCGCAGGGCGTGGAATCGCGCCTGCAGGTGGAACTCGCGCAGCTGCGCTACATGAAACCCCGCCTGCTGGGCGCGGGCGCGGCCCTGTCCCGCATCGGCGGGGGCGGCGGCAGCGCGGCCGGCGGCGCGATCGGCACGCGCGGCCCCGGTGAGACGAAACTGGAGCTGGACCGCCGCCGCATCAACGACCGCCTGTCCTTCCTGGAAAAACAACTGGAAGGAGTGGCGCAGCGCCGCGAGGAACGCCGCAAGACCCGCGAACGCAACGCCGTGCCGGTCATCTCCATCGTGGGGTACACGAACGCGGGCAAGAGCACCCTGCTGAACGCCTTCACGCACGCCGCCGAGGAACCCCGGCGCGTGCTGGCCGAGAACAAACTGTTCGCCACGCTGCGACCCACCAGCCGCCAGGGCTACCTGGAAGGCATCGGGCCGGTCGTGTTGACCGACACCGTGGGCTTCATCCGCGACCTGCCCAAGGACCTGACGCGCGCGTTCCGGTCCACCCTGGAGGAAATCGGGGACGCGGACGTACTGCTGCACGTGGTCGACGCCGCCAGCCCCGGCGCGGACACCCGCCTGGACGCCGTGAACCGCATCTTGGAAGACCTAGGCTTCCGGGACCTGCCGACCGTGATCGCGCTGAACAAGGCCGACGCGGCCGACCCCGAGGCGCTGGAACGCCAGATTGACCGCACGGACGGCGGTATCCCCGTCAGCGCGCTGAAGAACATCGGAACCGCCGACCTGAAGGAAGCCCTGACGGACGCCGTGGCCCTGGTGCAGCGTCAGGAACTCGCCGCTCGGGAAGAGGCGCGGGATCTGGCCGCCCAGTACCGCTGA
- the rpsL gene encoding 30S ribosomal protein S12, with product MPTTQQLLRKGRKTIQKKSKVPALKGSPFRRGVCTVVKTTTPKKPNSALRKIARVRLSSAFEVTAYIPGEGHNLQEHSVVLIRGGRVKDLPGVRYHIVRGSLDTQGVKDRNKSRSKYGTKKPKAGAAAAGAKKK from the coding sequence CTGCCTACCACCCAGCAACTGCTCCGTAAGGGTCGCAAGACGATCCAGAAGAAGAGCAAGGTCCCTGCCCTCAAAGGCAGCCCCTTCCGCCGCGGCGTGTGCACGGTCGTCAAGACCACCACCCCCAAGAAGCCGAACTCGGCGCTGCGTAAGATCGCCCGCGTCCGCCTGTCCAGCGCCTTCGAAGTCACCGCGTACATCCCCGGTGAAGGCCACAACCTGCAGGAGCACAGCGTCGTGCTGATCCGCGGCGGCCGTGTCAAGGACCTTCCCGGTGTGCGCTACCACATCGTGCGCGGCAGCCTCGACACCCAGGGCGTCAAGGACCGTAACAAGAGCCGCTCCAAGTACGGCACCAAGAAGCCCAAGGCCGGCGCCGCCGCCGCGGGCGCGAAGAAGAAGTAA
- the rpsG gene encoding 30S ribosomal protein S7 encodes MARRRQAEVRVIQPDLVYQDVLVSATINRIMQDGKKNLASRIFYGAMKLVQERTGQESLKIFKQAFDNVKPRVEVRSRRVGGSTYQVPVEVSARRQQSLTLRWMMAAVESRPERTAIERLAGEIMDAAQGRGGAIKKKDDIERMAEANRAYAHYRW; translated from the coding sequence ATGGCACGTCGCCGCCAAGCAGAAGTGCGCGTCATTCAGCCCGACCTGGTCTACCAGGACGTGCTGGTGAGCGCGACCATCAACCGCATCATGCAGGATGGCAAGAAGAACCTCGCCAGCCGCATCTTCTACGGAGCCATGAAGCTCGTGCAGGAACGCACCGGCCAGGAGTCCCTGAAGATCTTCAAGCAGGCCTTCGACAACGTCAAACCCCGCGTCGAAGTCCGCAGCCGCCGCGTCGGCGGCAGCACCTACCAGGTGCCCGTCGAGGTCAGCGCCCGCCGTCAGCAGAGCCTCACGCTGCGCTGGATGATGGCCGCCGTCGAGAGCCGCCCCGAGCGCACCGCCATCGAGCGCCTCGCCGGTGAAATCATGGACGCCGCGCAGGGCCGTGGCGGCGCCATCAAGAAGAAAGACGACATCGAGCGCATGGCGGAAGCCAACCGCGCCTACGCGCACTACCGCTGGTAA
- the fusA gene encoding elongation factor G — MTTKAQSYLHHFRNIGIAAHIDAGKTTTTERILYYTGRTHNIGEVHDGAATMDWMEQERERGITITAAATTAKWKHSTTGEEYTVNIIDTPGHVDFTIEVERSMRVLDGAVAVFDSSQGVEPQSETVWRQADRYGVPRIAFSNKMDKTGASFELVLNDIKERLGAVAAPIQYPMGAENEFKGIIDIVRQRAHFYTNDLGTDIEETDIPAEYADKVVEIRAQLIEAAAEVDENLMMKYLEGEEPTVEELVAAIRKGTIEKRIFPVLCGSALKNKGVQLLLDAVVDYLPSPLEVPAIKGKIEDSEETQEFPADPEGKLAALAFKIMADPYVGRLTFVRIYSGTLQSGSYVYNATKEKRERVGRLLRMHANSREEVTELKAGELGAVIGLKDAGTGNTLIGDGDDKVLLESIDVPEPVIKLAIEPKTKADQEKMGIGLQKLAEEDPTFRVESDQESGQTTIAGMGELHLEILVDRLRREYKVDANVGAPQVAYRETITKQVEVDSKFARQSGGRGQYGHVKLRVEPLEPGAGFIFENAVVGGTVPKEYIGPAQKGVEEAMQSGPMLGFPVVDVKVTIYDGSYHEVDSSEMAFKIAGSMGLKEAVQKGSPAILEPVMRVEVTVPDDFMGDIIGDLNSRRGQIQGMEARGNAQIVKAFVPLSEMFGYATDMRSKTQGRASYSMFFDHYTQVPNNIAQQLIKK; from the coding sequence ATGACCACCAAAGCCCAGAGCTACCTGCACCACTTCCGCAACATCGGGATTGCCGCGCACATCGACGCCGGTAAGACCACCACCACCGAGCGCATCCTGTACTACACCGGACGCACCCACAACATCGGCGAAGTGCACGACGGCGCCGCCACCATGGACTGGATGGAGCAGGAGCGCGAGCGCGGCATCACCATCACCGCCGCCGCCACCACCGCCAAGTGGAAGCACTCCACGACCGGCGAAGAGTACACCGTCAACATCATCGACACGCCCGGCCACGTGGACTTCACCATCGAAGTCGAGCGCAGCATGCGCGTGCTCGACGGCGCCGTCGCCGTGTTCGACTCCAGCCAGGGCGTCGAGCCCCAGAGCGAGACCGTGTGGCGTCAGGCCGACCGTTACGGCGTGCCCCGCATCGCGTTCAGCAACAAGATGGACAAGACCGGCGCGAGCTTCGAACTCGTGCTGAACGACATCAAAGAGCGCCTCGGCGCCGTCGCCGCCCCCATCCAGTACCCCATGGGCGCCGAGAACGAGTTCAAGGGCATCATCGACATCGTGCGTCAGCGCGCCCACTTCTACACCAACGACCTGGGCACCGACATCGAGGAAACCGACATCCCGGCCGAGTACGCCGACAAGGTCGTCGAGATCCGCGCCCAGCTGATCGAGGCCGCCGCCGAAGTCGACGAGAACCTGATGATGAAGTACCTCGAAGGCGAGGAACCCACCGTCGAGGAACTCGTGGCCGCCATCCGCAAGGGCACCATCGAGAAGCGCATCTTCCCCGTCCTGTGCGGCAGCGCGCTGAAGAACAAGGGCGTGCAGCTGCTGCTCGACGCCGTCGTCGACTACCTGCCCAGCCCGCTGGAAGTCCCGGCGATCAAGGGCAAGATCGAGGACAGCGAAGAGACCCAGGAGTTCCCCGCGGACCCCGAGGGCAAGCTGGCCGCGCTGGCCTTCAAGATCATGGCCGACCCCTACGTGGGCCGCCTGACCTTCGTGCGCATCTACTCGGGCACCCTGCAGTCCGGCAGCTACGTGTACAACGCCACCAAAGAGAAGCGTGAACGCGTGGGCCGCCTGCTGCGCATGCACGCCAACAGCCGCGAGGAAGTCACCGAACTGAAGGCCGGGGAACTCGGCGCCGTGATCGGCCTGAAAGACGCCGGCACCGGCAACACCCTGATCGGCGACGGCGACGACAAGGTCCTGCTGGAAAGCATCGACGTGCCCGAGCCCGTCATCAAGCTCGCCATCGAGCCCAAGACGAAAGCCGACCAGGAAAAGATGGGCATCGGCCTGCAGAAACTGGCCGAAGAGGATCCCACCTTCCGCGTGGAGTCCGACCAGGAAAGCGGTCAGACCACCATCGCCGGCATGGGCGAACTGCACCTGGAAATCCTGGTGGACCGCCTGCGCCGCGAGTACAAGGTCGACGCGAACGTCGGCGCGCCCCAGGTGGCCTACCGTGAAACCATCACCAAGCAGGTCGAGGTGGACAGCAAGTTCGCCCGCCAGTCCGGTGGTCGCGGTCAGTACGGTCACGTCAAACTGCGCGTGGAGCCCCTGGAGCCCGGCGCCGGCTTCATCTTCGAGAACGCCGTTGTCGGCGGCACCGTGCCCAAGGAGTACATCGGGCCGGCCCAGAAGGGTGTCGAGGAAGCCATGCAGAGCGGCCCCATGCTGGGCTTCCCCGTGGTCGACGTGAAAGTCACCATCTACGACGGCAGCTACCACGAAGTGGACTCCTCGGAAATGGCCTTCAAGATCGCCGGATCCATGGGCCTCAAGGAAGCCGTCCAGAAGGGCAGCCCCGCCATCCTGGAACCCGTCATGCGCGTCGAGGTCACCGTGCCCGACGACTTCATGGGTGACATCATCGGCGACCTGAACAGCCGCCGTGGCCAGATCCAGGGCATGGAAGCCCGCGGCAACGCGCAGATCGTCAAGGCCTTCGTGCCCCTGAGCGAGATGTTCGGTTACGCGACCGACATGCGCTCCAAGACCCAGGGCCGCGCCAGCTACAGCATGTTCTTCGACCACTACACCCAGGTGCCGAACAACATCGCCCAGCAGCTCATCAAGAAGTAA
- the tuf gene encoding elongation factor Tu, with the protein MAKGTFERTKPHVNVGTIGHVDHGKTTLTAAITFTAAASDPTIEKLAYDQIDKAPEEKARGITINTAHVEYNTPTRHYSHVDCPGHADYVKNMITGAAQMDGAILVVSSADGPMPQTREHILLARQVGVPYIVVFMNKVDMVDDEELLELVEMEVRELLSKYEFPGDDLPVVKGSALQALEALQANPKTARGENNWVDRIWDLLDAVDSYIPTPERATDKTFLMPVEDVFTITGRGTVATGRVERGVVKVQDEVEIIGLRDTKKTTVTGIEMHRKLLDSGMAGDNVGVLLRGVARDDVERGQVLAKPGSIKPHTKFEASVYVLSKDEGGRHSAFFGGYRPQFYFRTTDVTGVVELPEGVEMVMPGDNITFVVELIKPIAMEEGLRFAIREGGRTVGAGVVAKVLE; encoded by the coding sequence ATGGCTAAGGGAACGTTTGAACGCACCAAACCCCACGTGAACGTGGGCACCATCGGTCACGTCGACCACGGCAAGACCACCCTCACCGCGGCCATCACCTTCACCGCCGCCGCCTCGGACCCCACCATCGAAAAACTGGCCTACGACCAGATCGACAAGGCCCCCGAGGAAAAAGCCCGCGGTATCACCATCAACACCGCCCACGTCGAGTACAACACCCCCACCCGCCACTACAGCCACGTCGACTGCCCCGGCCACGCCGACTACGTCAAGAACATGATCACCGGAGCCGCCCAGATGGACGGCGCCATCCTGGTGGTCAGCAGCGCTGACGGCCCCATGCCCCAGACCCGCGAGCACATCCTGCTCGCCCGTCAGGTCGGCGTGCCCTACATCGTCGTCTTCATGAACAAGGTCGACATGGTCGACGACGAAGAACTCCTCGAGCTCGTCGAGATGGAAGTCCGCGAACTCCTCAGCAAGTACGAGTTCCCCGGCGACGACCTCCCCGTCGTCAAGGGCAGCGCCCTGCAGGCCCTCGAAGCCCTCCAGGCCAACCCCAAGACCGCCCGCGGCGAGAACAACTGGGTCGACCGCATCTGGGACCTGCTCGACGCGGTGGACAGCTACATCCCCACCCCCGAGCGCGCCACGGACAAGACCTTCCTGATGCCCGTCGAAGACGTGTTCACGATCACCGGTCGTGGCACCGTGGCCACCGGCCGCGTCGAGCGTGGCGTGGTCAAGGTTCAGGACGAAGTGGAAATCATCGGTCTGCGCGACACGAAGAAGACCACGGTGACCGGGATCGAAATGCACCGCAAGCTGCTGGACAGCGGCATGGCGGGCGACAACGTGGGCGTGCTGCTGCGCGGCGTGGCGCGTGACGACGTGGAACGTGGCCAGGTGCTGGCGAAGCCCGGCAGCATCAAGCCGCACACGAAGTTCGAAGCGAGCGTGTACGTGCTGAGCAAGGACGAAGGCGGGCGTCACAGCGCGTTCTTCGGCGGGTACCGCCCGCAGTTCTACTTCCGCACGACGGACGTGACGGGCGTGGTGGAACTGCCCGAGGGCGTGGAGATGGTCATGCCCGGCGATAACATCACGTTCGTGGTGGAACTGATCAAGCCGATCGCGATGGAAGAAGGCCTGCGCTTCGCCATCCGCGAAGGTGGCCGTACCGTCGGCGCCGGCGTCGTCGCCAAGGTCCTGGAGTAA
- the rpsJ gene encoding 30S ribosomal protein S10 — MVAPKIRIKLRGFDHKALDQSASKIVDTVRRTGADVSGPVPLPTRIRRFCVLRSPFVNKDSREHFEIRTHNRLVDIMNPTKKTIDSLMTLDLPTGVDIEIKTVGGRA; from the coding sequence ATGGTTGCCCCGAAGATTCGCATCAAACTGCGTGGCTTTGACCACAAGGCGCTGGACCAGTCCGCCAGCAAGATCGTGGACACGGTCCGGCGCACCGGAGCGGACGTGAGCGGCCCCGTGCCCCTCCCCACCCGCATCCGCCGCTTCTGCGTGCTGCGCAGCCCCTTCGTCAACAAGGACAGCCGCGAGCACTTCGAGATCCGCACGCACAACCGTCTGGTGGACATCATGAACCCCACCAAGAAGACGATTGACAGCCTGATGACCCTCGACCTGCCCACCGGCGTCGACATCGAGATCAAGACCGTCGGAGGCCGCGCATGA